Proteins co-encoded in one Betaproteobacteria bacterium genomic window:
- a CDS encoding ABC transporter ATP-binding protein has product MLAASLAVALLDMVVPLLIGRIVGLMTAPDSAAAWAESRVTIATLAALFLFLRPVAILIDCLIRLSAVFPGVTTEIRWQNHWHVVRQSWTFFQNDFAGRIANRVMNTANALRESVVSSIRAVWYICVYGIGALTVMLGSHPVLAIPTVVWMCAYMLFLRLFVPRMRELSRASSEARSQAMGRIVDSYTNILTVKLFARARDEDAHVKDSLDEHQRRMARHMRWSTTFVATLALMNTLLVASTALLGGWLWYHGEATAAVVATAVPLAWQISNMAGWVSWEVSGIFENVGVVQEGMDSIARPLTILDAPQARPLEVTRGRIHFRAVRFNYGRVAAPGGAVLQDLDLVVRPGERVGLVGRSGAGKSTLVNLLLRFHEVESGAIEVDGQDVRGVTQESLRAAIGVVTQDTSLLHRSIADNIRYGRPDATAAQVEAAARQAHAHDFIAELQDWTGRLGYDAHAGERGVKLSGGQRQRVALARVILKNAPILVLDEATSALDSEVEEAIQEQLDTLMQGKTVIAIAHRLSTIARMDRLVVLERGRIVETGTHAELLAAGGIYARLWTRQSGGFLGDEADEAARETAAS; this is encoded by the coding sequence ATGCTGGCCGCAAGCCTTGCGGTCGCGCTCCTGGACATGGTGGTGCCGCTGCTCATCGGCAGGATCGTGGGCCTGATGACCGCCCCGGATTCCGCTGCCGCGTGGGCGGAATCCCGCGTGACGATCGCCACGCTCGCGGCACTGTTCCTCTTCCTGCGCCCCGTGGCGATCCTGATCGACTGCCTGATCCGGCTGTCCGCCGTGTTCCCGGGCGTGACCACGGAGATCCGCTGGCAGAACCACTGGCACGTCGTGCGGCAGTCGTGGACCTTCTTCCAGAACGACTTTGCCGGCCGCATCGCCAACCGGGTGATGAACACGGCCAACGCGTTGCGGGAGAGCGTGGTGTCGAGCATCCGTGCCGTCTGGTACATCTGCGTGTACGGCATCGGGGCGCTGACCGTGATGCTCGGTTCGCACCCGGTGCTGGCCATCCCCACCGTGGTCTGGATGTGCGCGTACATGCTGTTCCTGCGGCTTTTCGTGCCCCGCATGCGCGAGCTGTCGCGTGCCAGCTCCGAGGCACGCTCGCAGGCGATGGGGCGCATCGTCGACAGCTACACCAACATCCTCACGGTCAAGCTCTTCGCCCGCGCCCGGGACGAGGACGCCCACGTGAAGGACAGCCTCGACGAACACCAGCGCCGCATGGCGAGGCACATGCGCTGGAGCACGACGTTCGTCGCGACCCTGGCGCTGATGAACACGCTGCTGGTGGCGTCCACGGCGCTCCTGGGCGGCTGGCTCTGGTACCACGGCGAGGCCACAGCCGCCGTGGTCGCGACCGCCGTGCCCCTGGCGTGGCAGATCTCCAACATGGCCGGCTGGGTGAGCTGGGAGGTGAGCGGCATCTTCGAGAACGTGGGCGTCGTGCAGGAAGGCATGGACAGCATCGCGCGGCCGCTCACCATCCTGGATGCGCCGCAGGCCCGGCCGCTCGAGGTCACGCGGGGCCGGATCCACTTCCGCGCGGTCCGCTTCAACTATGGCCGCGTCGCGGCCCCGGGCGGCGCGGTGCTGCAGGACCTCGATCTCGTGGTCCGTCCGGGAGAGCGCGTGGGCCTCGTGGGCCGCAGCGGCGCGGGCAAGTCGACGCTCGTCAACCTGCTGCTTCGCTTCCATGAGGTGGAATCAGGCGCCATCGAGGTGGACGGCCAGGACGTGCGGGGCGTGACCCAGGAAAGCCTTCGGGCCGCCATCGGCGTCGTGACGCAGGACACGTCGCTGCTGCACCGTTCCATCGCGGACAACATCCGCTACGGGCGACCGGACGCCACGGCCGCGCAGGTCGAGGCGGCCGCGCGGCAGGCACACGCGCACGATTTCATTGCCGAGCTGCAGGACTGGACAGGGCGCCTCGGCTACGACGCGCATGCCGGCGAGCGCGGGGTGAAGCTCTCCGGCGGCCAGCGTCAGCGGGTCGCGCTGGCGCGGGTGATCCTGAAGAACGCCCCCATCCTCGTCCTGGACGAGGCGACCTCCGCGCTCGACAGCGAGGTGGAAGAGGCGATCCAGGAGCAGCTCGACACGCTCATGCAGGGCAAGACCGTCATTGCCATCGCGCACCGGCTGAGCACCATCGCACGCATGGATCGTCTGGTCGTGCTGGAGCGAGGCCGCATCGTCGAGACGGGAACGCATGCGGAGCTGCTCGCCGCGGGCGGAATCTACGCGCGTCTGTGGACACGGCAGTCCGGCGGATTTCTGGGAGACGAAGCGGACGAAGCGGCGCGGGAGACGGCGGCCTCCTGA
- a CDS encoding SH3 domain-containing protein, which produces MAAVAQALEFRAIGETPAVLYDGPSTKATKILVISAGTPVEILSSIEGWAKIREPGGKLAWAESSGLASRRNVVVLASPAVARNAPEESAPAVFEAQRGVILELLEQNGAWARVKHRDGPAGYLRAVELWGL; this is translated from the coding sequence ATGGCCGCGGTGGCCCAGGCGCTGGAGTTTCGCGCGATCGGCGAGACTCCGGCGGTGCTGTACGACGGTCCTTCCACCAAGGCCACGAAAATCCTCGTCATCTCGGCCGGGACCCCGGTGGAGATCCTCTCTTCCATCGAAGGCTGGGCCAAGATCCGGGAGCCCGGAGGCAAGCTCGCGTGGGCCGAATCCAGCGGGCTGGCGAGCCGGCGCAATGTGGTCGTCCTGGCGTCCCCGGCCGTGGCGCGCAATGCTCCGGAGGAGAGCGCACCGGCCGTCTTCGAGGCGCAGCGCGGCGTGATCCTGGAACTGCTGGAGCAGAACGGTGCCTGGGCCAGGGTGAAGCACAGGGACGGCCCGGCCGGCTATCTTCGCGCAGTGGAGCTTTGGGGCCTATGA
- the secB gene encoding protein-export chaperone SecB, which yields MAEPQQAPQPQFSIEKIYVKDLSVEIPNAPQIFLERSTPELEFSFRNDGQAIGNDYHEVSLTATVTAKLKEGDKTVFLIEASQGGIFQVRGVRPEDMEMVYAITCPTILLPYLRETVSDMAVRAGFPPVFLAPMNFEALYRQRQEAEQAAPAASEQTH from the coding sequence ATGGCCGAGCCGCAACAGGCACCCCAGCCCCAGTTCAGCATCGAGAAGATCTACGTGAAGGATCTCTCGGTCGAAATCCCCAACGCGCCGCAGATCTTCCTCGAGCGTTCCACGCCGGAACTGGAGTTCTCCTTCCGCAACGACGGGCAGGCGATCGGCAACGACTACCACGAGGTTTCGCTCACGGCCACGGTGACCGCCAAGCTCAAGGAAGGGGACAAGACCGTCTTCCTGATCGAGGCGAGCCAGGGCGGGATCTTCCAGGTGCGCGGCGTGCGTCCCGAGGACATGGAGATGGTCTATGCCATCACGTGTCCCACGATCCTGCTTCCCTACCTGCGCGAGACGGTCTCCGACATGGCCGTCCGCGCCGGCTTCCCGCCGGTGTTCCTCGCCCCGATGAATTTCGAAGCCCTGTACCGGCAGCGCCAGGAAGCCGAACAGGCTGCCCCGGCCGCATCGGAGCAGACGCACTGA
- the trxC gene encoding thioredoxin TrxC, which produces MHVVCPHCLSVNRVPEDRAGDAPKCAKCDGPLLTGEPLTLDVRNFDKTIDRNDLPVVVDSWASWCGPCRMMAPAFARSARSHAARAVFGELDTDAESAIAQRYGIRSIPTLILFKGGREVARVSGAMDAGSLDRWVAQHA; this is translated from the coding sequence ATGCACGTCGTCTGTCCGCATTGCCTCTCCGTCAACCGGGTGCCGGAAGACCGCGCCGGCGATGCACCCAAGTGCGCCAAGTGCGATGGTCCCCTGCTGACCGGCGAACCGCTGACGCTGGATGTCCGCAATTTCGACAAGACCATCGATCGCAACGACCTGCCCGTGGTCGTGGACTCCTGGGCATCTTGGTGCGGCCCCTGCCGCATGATGGCACCGGCCTTCGCACGCTCGGCCCGGTCCCATGCGGCACGCGCGGTCTTCGGCGAGCTCGACACCGACGCCGAGAGCGCCATCGCCCAGCGCTACGGCATCCGCAGCATCCCCACCCTGATCCTCTTCAAGGGTGGCCGTGAGGTCGCACGGGTGTCCGGCGCCATGGACGCCGGTTCGCTGGATCGATGGGTGGCGCAGCACGCCTGA
- the grxC gene encoding glutaredoxin 3 — protein sequence MADVTMYCTAVCPYCIAAERLLKSRGVTEIRKIRVDTDPQQRVVMMERTGRRTVPQIYIGDTHVGGFDDLSALDRQGGLVPLLSA from the coding sequence ATGGCCGACGTCACCATGTACTGCACGGCCGTCTGCCCCTACTGCATCGCGGCCGAGCGGCTGCTCAAGTCCAGGGGCGTCACCGAGATCCGCAAGATCCGCGTCGACACCGACCCGCAGCAGCGGGTGGTGATGATGGAACGGACGGGCCGTCGCACGGTTCCGCAGATCTACATCGGCGATACCCACGTGGGCGGGTTCGACGACCTGTCCGCGCTGGACCGCCAGGGCGGCCTCGTCCCGCTGCTGTCCGCCTGA
- a CDS encoding rhodanese-like domain-containing protein: protein MSFVSSNWWLFVLAAVSGVGILVPTIAKMMSGIPQVGVAETVTLINRRDALVLDVRTQTEFGTGHVPSARHIPLGDLKARLSELDKFRDRPIVVQCASGNRSQGAAKILKDSGFKEVFNLQGGIGAWVQAGMPTEK from the coding sequence GTGAGTTTCGTCAGCAGCAACTGGTGGCTGTTCGTGCTTGCCGCGGTGAGCGGCGTGGGCATCCTGGTGCCGACCATCGCCAAGATGATGTCGGGCATCCCGCAGGTGGGCGTCGCCGAGACCGTCACCCTCATCAACCGCCGCGATGCCCTTGTGCTCGACGTGCGGACGCAGACCGAATTCGGCACCGGCCATGTTCCCAGCGCCCGCCACATTCCGCTGGGCGACCTCAAGGCGCGTCTCTCCGAACTCGACAAGTTCCGCGACCGCCCCATCGTGGTCCAGTGCGCTTCCGGCAACCGGTCCCAGGGCGCCGCGAAGATTCTCAAGGACTCCGGCTTCAAGGAAGTCTTCAATCTGCAAGGCGGCATCGGCGCCTGGGTACAGGCCGGGATGCCCACGGAGAAGTAG
- a CDS encoding O-antigen ligase C-terminal domain-containing protein has protein sequence MQNASGAISPSTRLAVAALAAMMFVPPLLPLGMEPIPSFEAEWIAALLGLVAAVAAFSGGGRRTVPLPAALLFPAAGALLLALQWWAGMTASTAMACLALAYLAWMALLTSLAARVLCDVGIRQAVEWFAWALLLAAVTNSAVALVQWLHPALDSPWILPVMHGRPGGNLGQPNHLAIQMALGTASLAWLRARGRIRESFAWLPAAMLACGLAVTGSRSAWLLAGLSVAGCWWLGRRLDAGAAREARRVVLVVAAFFVLLDLGNGLLHAGGASHSGIVRFETVHHDGEERLQIWRGAWRMFLDAPWFGQGHGHFAERFLAIAPELPAPRPTSMTLHAHNLPLQIAAEYGLAGLALTAAALLIWFVRVSKRPATPERAWALGVAGILAVQSLVEYPLWYAYFLGPFAVALGAAEGHGLEFGLGRAARWVRMGSLAVGAAILSTVVIDYRFLRSFDDVSRPAQASREAVAHLARMRGFSLLGAYAGVGLHRGIDFGPQWMSEKLALSEEVVVVFPLPDVVYRHALLLAAQGREDDARRWWRRAETSYPSLAARWRKAAGRHAPAVTAGLQQGEDS, from the coding sequence ATGCAGAACGCATCCGGCGCCATATCGCCAAGCACGAGACTTGCCGTCGCCGCCCTCGCGGCGATGATGTTCGTCCCCCCTTTGCTGCCACTGGGAATGGAGCCCATCCCGTCGTTCGAAGCGGAGTGGATCGCGGCGCTGCTCGGGCTCGTCGCCGCGGTGGCCGCGTTCTCGGGCGGCGGACGTCGCACGGTGCCGCTGCCCGCCGCACTCCTGTTTCCCGCAGCGGGGGCGTTGCTGCTTGCGCTTCAGTGGTGGGCAGGCATGACCGCCAGCACCGCGATGGCGTGCCTGGCACTTGCCTATCTTGCCTGGATGGCCTTGCTGACGAGCCTCGCGGCCCGTGTGTTGTGCGACGTGGGCATCCGGCAGGCGGTGGAATGGTTCGCCTGGGCCCTGCTGCTGGCGGCGGTCACCAATTCCGCCGTTGCCCTCGTCCAGTGGTTGCATCCGGCACTGGATTCGCCCTGGATCCTGCCCGTGATGCACGGCCGGCCCGGAGGCAACCTGGGGCAGCCGAACCATCTCGCGATCCAGATGGCGCTGGGGACGGCCTCCCTCGCGTGGCTGCGTGCCCGGGGGCGGATCCGCGAATCCTTCGCCTGGCTGCCGGCGGCCATGCTGGCCTGCGGCCTGGCCGTGACCGGCTCCCGCTCCGCCTGGCTGCTGGCAGGGCTGAGCGTTGCCGGCTGCTGGTGGCTCGGGCGGCGGCTCGATGCCGGCGCGGCCAGGGAAGCCCGCCGTGTGGTCCTGGTCGTGGCGGCCTTCTTTGTGCTGCTCGACCTGGGCAACGGTCTGCTGCATGCCGGCGGGGCGAGCCACAGCGGCATCGTCCGCTTCGAGACCGTGCATCACGACGGCGAAGAGCGGCTGCAGATCTGGCGCGGTGCGTGGCGCATGTTCCTGGATGCGCCCTGGTTCGGCCAGGGTCACGGCCACTTCGCCGAGCGTTTCCTGGCCATCGCGCCGGAGTTGCCCGCGCCGCGGCCCACCAGCATGACGCTTCACGCCCACAACCTGCCGCTGCAGATCGCTGCGGAGTACGGTCTGGCAGGGCTCGCCCTGACCGCTGCGGCCCTGCTGATCTGGTTCGTTCGCGTCTCGAAGCGGCCGGCCACACCGGAACGGGCGTGGGCGCTGGGCGTCGCCGGCATTCTCGCGGTGCAGAGCCTGGTGGAGTATCCGCTGTGGTACGCGTATTTTCTCGGCCCGTTCGCCGTGGCGCTTGGTGCCGCAGAGGGGCACGGACTAGAATTCGGGCTTGGTCGCGCGGCGCGGTGGGTCCGGATGGGCAGCCTGGCAGTCGGTGCGGCGATCCTCTCGACCGTGGTCATCGATTACCGGTTCCTGCGGTCGTTCGACGATGTGTCCCGCCCTGCCCAAGCGTCACGGGAAGCGGTGGCGCATCTCGCTCGGATGCGTGGTTTCTCCTTGCTGGGGGCCTACGCCGGCGTGGGGCTGCATCGCGGCATCGATTTCGGACCGCAGTGGATGAGCGAGAAGCTCGCGCTGTCGGAAGAGGTTGTTGTCGTTTTTCCGCTGCCCGACGTCGTCTACCGTCATGCGCTGCTGCTGGCCGCCCAGGGTCGTGAAGACGACGCTCGCCGGTGGTGGCGGCGCGCGGAGACAAGTTATCCGTCGTTGGCCGCACGTTGGCGGAAGGCCGCGGGGCGCCACGCGCCGGCCGTGACTGCCGGGTTGCAACAGGGAGAGGATTCGTGA
- the gpmA gene encoding 2,3-diphosphoglycerate-dependent phosphoglycerate mutase gives MSYKIVLLRHGESTWNKENRFTGWTDVDLSEQGREEAREAGRLLKSLGYEFDLAHVSVLKRAIRTLWLALDEMDRMWLPVQHSWRLNERHYGSLQGLNKAEMAAQFGEDQVLVWRRSYDTPPPPLERTDPRFAGNDSRYAALSGTELPLTECLKDTVARVVPYWEQVIAPQVRSGKRILIAAHGNSIRALVKYLDGVSEQEIVGLNIPTAIPLVYELDESLRPVRHYYLGDAAAIEAKVKAVAAQGKAKG, from the coding sequence ATGAGCTACAAGATCGTGCTGCTGCGCCACGGCGAGAGCACCTGGAACAAGGAAAACCGGTTCACCGGCTGGACGGACGTGGATCTGTCGGAACAGGGGCGCGAAGAGGCACGCGAGGCCGGCCGGCTGCTGAAGTCGCTCGGCTACGAGTTCGACCTCGCCCACGTGTCGGTGCTGAAGCGCGCCATCCGGACACTCTGGCTCGCGCTCGACGAGATGGATCGCATGTGGCTGCCGGTGCAGCATTCCTGGCGGTTGAACGAACGCCACTACGGCAGCCTGCAGGGACTCAACAAGGCGGAGATGGCCGCGCAGTTCGGCGAGGACCAGGTGCTGGTCTGGCGCCGCAGCTACGACACCCCACCGCCTCCGCTGGAACGCACCGATCCGCGTTTCGCGGGCAACGACTCCCGCTACGCCGCGTTGTCCGGGACCGAGTTGCCGCTGACCGAATGCCTCAAGGACACCGTCGCGCGCGTCGTGCCCTACTGGGAACAGGTGATCGCCCCACAGGTGCGTTCCGGCAAGCGGATCCTCATCGCCGCGCACGGCAATTCCATCCGCGCGTTGGTGAAATACCTGGACGGCGTCTCGGAACAGGAGATCGTCGGGCTCAACATTCCCACCGCCATTCCCCTGGTGTACGAACTGGACGAGTCGCTTCGGCCGGTCAGGCACTATTACCTGGGCGACGCGGCGGCCATCGAGGCGAAGGTGAAGGCCGTGGCCGCGCAGGGCAAGGCAAAGGGTTGA
- a CDS encoding S41 family peptidase — MVTRVKQAGLVLAGAVLGVMVSLHFSAVAQKEPGPLPVEDLRAFTEVFGRIKADYVEPVEDKKLISEAINGMLSGLDPHSAYLDADAFKELQVGTQGEFGGLGIEVGMEDGFVKVVSPIEDTPAYRAGIKAGDLIIKLDDTNVKGMTLNDAVKRMRGKPNTPITLTIVRKGDAKPRVITLNRAVIQIQSVKAKLLEPGYGYFRVTQFQEHTGDLLAKNIDTVFKQSNGQMKGMVLDLRNDPGGLLNAAVAVSAAFLQPGTLVVYTEGRTEDAKMKLIASPEYYLRGSRDDYLKKLPADVKKVPMVVLVNGGSASASEIVAGALQDHKRAVVMGTQSFGKGSVQTILPLGNGTAIKLTTARYFTPSGRSIQAKGITPDIVVEEATIKETEEQGVRMREADLGRRLSNPQDSKEAPKEDPAKSTAPKAADEPKTDTPPDVVSKSDYQLNEAVNLLKALSIVNNKK; from the coding sequence ATGGTCACACGTGTCAAACAGGCAGGGCTGGTACTGGCGGGCGCCGTCCTCGGCGTCATGGTCAGCCTGCATTTCTCGGCAGTCGCCCAGAAGGAACCCGGTCCGCTGCCGGTGGAAGACCTGCGCGCGTTCACCGAAGTCTTCGGCCGGATCAAGGCCGACTACGTCGAGCCCGTGGAGGACAAGAAGCTCATCAGCGAAGCCATCAACGGCATGCTGTCCGGCCTCGATCCGCACTCGGCCTACCTCGACGCCGATGCCTTCAAGGAACTGCAGGTCGGCACCCAGGGCGAATTCGGCGGTCTCGGGATCGAGGTCGGCATGGAAGACGGCTTCGTCAAGGTGGTCTCCCCCATCGAGGACACTCCGGCTTACCGGGCCGGCATCAAGGCCGGCGATCTCATCATCAAGCTCGACGACACCAACGTGAAGGGCATGACCCTGAACGACGCCGTCAAGCGCATGCGCGGCAAGCCCAACACTCCCATCACGCTCACCATCGTGCGCAAGGGCGACGCCAAGCCGCGAGTGATCACGTTGAACCGCGCCGTCATCCAGATCCAGTCGGTGAAGGCGAAGCTGCTGGAGCCGGGCTACGGCTACTTCCGCGTCACGCAGTTCCAGGAGCACACCGGGGACCTGCTGGCCAAGAACATCGACACGGTCTTCAAGCAGAGCAACGGCCAGATGAAGGGCATGGTGCTCGACCTGCGCAACGACCCTGGCGGCCTGCTCAACGCGGCCGTCGCCGTGTCCGCCGCGTTTCTCCAGCCCGGCACGCTGGTCGTGTACACCGAAGGCCGGACCGAAGACGCCAAGATGAAGCTCATCGCATCGCCGGAGTACTACCTGCGCGGCAGCCGCGACGACTACCTCAAGAAGCTTCCGGCGGACGTGAAGAAGGTGCCGATGGTGGTGCTGGTGAACGGCGGGTCCGCGTCGGCCTCCGAGATCGTCGCGGGCGCCCTGCAGGACCACAAGCGCGCGGTCGTGATGGGCACCCAGAGCTTCGGCAAGGGCTCGGTCCAGACCATTCTGCCGCTGGGCAACGGAACCGCCATCAAGCTCACGACCGCGCGCTACTTCACGCCGTCGGGCCGCTCCATCCAGGCGAAGGGCATCACGCCGGACATCGTCGTGGAGGAAGCGACGATCAAGGAGACCGAGGAGCAGGGCGTGCGCATGCGCGAGGCCGACCTGGGCCGGCGTCTGTCGAACCCGCAGGACAGCAAGGAAGCGCCGAAGGAAGACCCGGCCAAGAGCACGGCGCCCAAGGCCGCGGACGAACCGAAGACCGACACGCCGCCGGACGTCGTCTCCAAGAGCGACTACCAGCTCAACGAAGCGGTGAACCTGCTGAAGGCGCTCAGCATCGTCAACAACAAGAAGTGA
- the moeB gene encoding molybdopterin-synthase adenylyltransferase MoeB produces MNDAQLLRYSRHILLDEVGIDAQQAWLDARALVIGAGGLGSPVSLYLAASGIGRLTLCDPDHVDLTNLQRQIVHRTASIGRPKVLSAAETLGGINPETRIDAVQERVSGERLESLVRDADIVLDCCDNFATRHAVNRACVKHRKPLVSGAGVRFDGQVAVFDLRHEASACYHCLFPESADAEEMRCAVMGVFAPVVGIIGSIQAAEALKVLGNVGQPLDGRLLILDALSMQWRQVRVPRDPECTVCGGDRSRLTAEAAASCRT; encoded by the coding sequence TTGAACGACGCGCAGCTTCTCCGCTATTCGCGCCACATCCTGCTCGACGAGGTCGGGATCGACGCCCAGCAGGCCTGGCTCGACGCCCGCGCGCTGGTGATCGGCGCCGGCGGTCTCGGTTCCCCGGTGTCGCTCTATCTCGCGGCGAGCGGCATCGGCCGTCTGACCCTGTGCGACCCCGATCATGTCGATCTCACGAATCTTCAGCGGCAGATCGTCCACCGCACCGCATCGATCGGCCGGCCCAAGGTGCTGTCGGCAGCGGAGACGCTGGGCGGGATCAATCCCGAGACCCGGATCGATGCCGTGCAGGAGCGGGTGTCGGGCGAGCGGCTGGAGTCGCTGGTCCGCGATGCGGACATCGTGCTGGACTGCTGCGACAACTTCGCGACGCGCCATGCCGTCAACCGTGCCTGCGTGAAGCACCGCAAGCCGCTCGTCTCCGGTGCAGGAGTGCGCTTCGATGGCCAGGTCGCGGTCTTCGATCTGCGCCATGAGGCCAGCGCGTGCTATCACTGTCTGTTTCCTGAATCCGCCGACGCCGAGGAGATGCGCTGTGCGGTCATGGGAGTGTTCGCACCCGTGGTGGGCATCATCGGGTCCATCCAGGCCGCCGAAGCGCTGAAGGTGCTGGGCAACGTCGGGCAGCCACTCGACGGCCGGCTCCTCATCCTGGACGCGCTCTCGATGCAATGGCGGCAGGTGCGCGTGCCCAGGGATCCCGAATGCACGGTGTGCGGAGGCGACCGGTCCCGCCTCACGGCCGAAGCCGCCGCATCCTGCAGGACCTGA
- the slmA gene encoding nucleoid occlusion factor SlmA, translating into MPVKRGERKLQILQTLAAMLQDPAGEKITTAALAARLEVSEAALYRHFASKAQMYEGLIEFIEQTLFGLINKITAEETSGLKQADAIVPVLLGFAVKNPGMTRVLIGDALVHENERLQVRINQLHDRVEAQIKQSLRFAVSQGELPQDRDITAQANVIIAFVIGKWHQFAKSRFKRSPMENLEAQTRLLLL; encoded by the coding sequence ATGCCGGTCAAACGGGGCGAACGCAAGCTCCAGATCCTCCAGACGCTCGCGGCCATGCTGCAGGATCCGGCGGGGGAGAAGATCACCACGGCGGCGCTGGCCGCCCGCCTGGAAGTCTCCGAGGCTGCGCTGTACCGGCATTTCGCCAGCAAGGCGCAGATGTACGAGGGGCTCATCGAGTTCATCGAGCAGACGCTTTTCGGTCTCATCAACAAGATCACCGCCGAGGAAACGAGCGGCCTCAAGCAGGCCGACGCGATCGTCCCGGTGCTCCTCGGTTTCGCGGTGAAGAATCCGGGCATGACCCGGGTGCTGATCGGCGACGCGCTCGTCCACGAGAACGAGCGTCTGCAGGTGCGCATCAACCAGCTGCACGACCGCGTGGAAGCGCAGATCAAGCAGTCGTTGCGCTTCGCCGTGAGCCAGGGCGAACTTCCGCAGGATCGCGACATCACGGCCCAGGCCAACGTGATCATCGCCTTCGTGATCGGCAAGTGGCACCAGTTCGCCAAGAGCCGCTTCAAGCGCAGTCCCATGGAGAACCTGGAGGCCCAGACCAGGCTGCTGCTGCTCTGA